A region from the Variovorax sp. RKNM96 genome encodes:
- the gspF gene encoding type II secretion system inner membrane protein GspF → MPRFHFEAANANGQVQAGVMDAESPRAVRLQLRERGLTALGVHETAAGGGTAWFGPRLSATDLCWATRELASLLGARLPLESALMATIEQAEQKVVAEALTAVCTHVRGGMRLADALGERPRDFPEIYRALVSAGEDSGDLARVMERLADYLEGRDHLRSKMLTAFIYPAVVAFVSVCIVIFLLGYVVPQVVSAFSQARQELPMLTRVMLASSGYVREWGWLTALVLGGAFALWRGSLRDDAVRLRWHRAVLHLPMIGRYVLGVNTARFASTLAILMDAGVPLLRALDAARQTMGNDRLKACAADTSARVREGAPLASALRVQKVFPSNLIHLVASGEKTGALAPMLDRAAANLSRDLERRATRLTALLEPLMILGMGGVVMLIVLAVLLPIMEINQMVK, encoded by the coding sequence ATGCCACGATTCCACTTCGAGGCGGCCAATGCGAACGGCCAGGTCCAGGCGGGCGTGATGGACGCCGAATCGCCGCGTGCGGTGCGGCTGCAGCTGCGCGAACGCGGCCTGACGGCGCTGGGCGTGCATGAAACCGCGGCCGGCGGCGGGACCGCCTGGTTCGGTCCCAGGCTCAGTGCCACCGACCTGTGCTGGGCCACGCGCGAGCTCGCGAGCCTCCTGGGCGCGCGCCTGCCGCTCGAATCCGCCCTCATGGCCACCATCGAGCAGGCGGAGCAGAAGGTCGTGGCCGAGGCGCTGACGGCCGTGTGCACCCACGTGCGCGGCGGCATGCGCCTGGCCGACGCGCTGGGCGAGCGGCCGCGCGACTTCCCCGAGATCTATCGCGCGCTGGTGAGCGCCGGCGAGGACTCGGGCGACCTCGCGCGCGTGATGGAGCGGCTGGCGGACTACCTCGAGGGCCGGGATCACCTGCGCAGCAAGATGCTCACTGCCTTCATCTATCCCGCGGTGGTGGCTTTCGTGTCGGTGTGCATCGTGATCTTCCTGCTCGGCTACGTGGTGCCGCAGGTGGTCAGCGCCTTCTCGCAGGCGCGCCAGGAGCTGCCCATGCTCACGCGGGTCATGCTCGCATCGAGCGGCTATGTGCGCGAGTGGGGCTGGTTGACCGCGCTCGTGCTCGGCGGCGCCTTCGCCCTGTGGCGCGGATCACTGCGTGACGATGCGGTGCGCCTTCGCTGGCACCGCGCCGTGCTGCACCTTCCCATGATCGGGAGGTACGTGCTGGGCGTGAACACCGCGCGCTTCGCTTCCACGTTGGCCATCCTGATGGACGCCGGCGTGCCGCTGCTGCGGGCGCTCGACGCGGCGCGCCAGACGATGGGCAACGACCGGCTCAAGGCATGCGCGGCCGACACCAGTGCGCGCGTGCGGGAAGGCGCACCGCTTGCTTCGGCGCTGCGCGTGCAGAAGGTCTTTCCGTCGAACCTCATCCACCTGGTCGCAAGCGGCGAGAAGACCGGCGCGCTCGCGCCCATGCTCGACCGCGCCGCCGCGAATCTCTCGCGCGACCTCGAGCGCCGCGCCACGCGGCTGACGGCACTGCTCGAGCCTCTGATGATCCTGGGCATGGGCGGCGTGGTGATGCTGATCGTGCTCGCGGTGCTGCTGCCGATCATGGAAATCAACCAGATGGTGAAGTGA
- a CDS encoding RNA polymerase sigma factor: MTDNVLPMLRGALVQRYEQIKRSLSIQLGSPELAGDVLHETWLRLHRDGHVAGPIANPQAYLVRMGVNLAIDIRRSQSRMLSAEDVQELMQAVPDPAPGPAQIAEARSELDALMAAFEEMPARRREILLLVRWEHWPQRDVAKRLGISLRTVESELKAAQEHCAARLLRER; this comes from the coding sequence GTGACCGACAACGTGCTCCCGATGCTGCGCGGCGCGCTGGTCCAGCGCTACGAACAGATCAAGCGCAGTCTTTCCATTCAACTGGGCAGCCCCGAACTCGCGGGCGATGTGCTGCACGAGACCTGGCTGCGCCTGCACCGGGACGGCCACGTGGCGGGCCCGATCGCGAACCCGCAGGCCTACCTGGTGCGCATGGGCGTCAACCTTGCCATCGACATCCGGCGCAGCCAGAGCCGCATGCTGTCGGCCGAGGATGTGCAGGAACTGATGCAGGCCGTTCCGGACCCTGCCCCGGGACCGGCGCAGATCGCCGAGGCGCGCTCGGAACTGGATGCGCTGATGGCCGCGTTCGAAGAGATGCCTGCGCGCCGCCGCGAGATATTGCTTCTCGTGCGCTGGGAGCATTGGCCCCAGCGCGACGTTGCCAAGCGGCTCGGCATTTCCCTGCGCACCGTGGAAAGCGAGCTCAAGGCGGCGCAGGAACACTGCGCCGCGCGGCTGTTGCGGGAGCGCTAG
- a CDS encoding STN domain-containing protein: MRGESFDFDVPAQPLSFALERYAVTADQTVLFSDALVAGRTSTAIKGRYVPRVALEALLAGTGLVADDSDLQLKGSFVLRQLSAGGAAEPLHATGLDRRYDGLVQARIWEALCADPRTAPGSYRASLRLVIDSNGQLVGPRLIQSTGSVRRDGAMLAALSGLHMGHPPPAGLRQPLTLVILPRDRVAGRACATEGAP; encoded by the coding sequence GTGCGCGGGGAATCCTTCGACTTCGACGTTCCCGCGCAGCCGCTGTCCTTCGCGCTGGAACGCTACGCGGTCACCGCGGACCAGACGGTTCTCTTCAGCGACGCACTGGTGGCGGGCCGCACATCGACCGCCATCAAGGGGCGCTATGTCCCGCGCGTGGCGCTGGAGGCGCTCCTTGCCGGTACCGGCCTGGTGGCGGATGACTCCGATCTCCAGCTGAAGGGCTCGTTCGTGCTCAGGCAACTGTCGGCCGGCGGCGCGGCGGAACCGTTGCATGCGACGGGGCTGGACCGTCGTTACGACGGCCTGGTCCAGGCCCGCATCTGGGAGGCGCTGTGCGCCGATCCGCGAACCGCGCCGGGCAGCTACCGTGCGTCGCTGCGCCTGGTCATCGACAGCAACGGGCAACTGGTCGGCCCGCGCCTGATCCAGTCGACGGGCAGCGTGCGGCGCGACGGGGCGATGCTTGCGGCACTGAGCGGCCTGCACATGGGGCACCCACCGCCCGCGGGGTTGCGCCAGCCGCTGACGCTCGTGATCCTGCCGAGGGACCGCGTGGCGGGTCGTGCCTGCGCCACGGAGGGCGCGCCGTGA
- a CDS encoding prepilin-type N-terminal cleavage/methylation domain-containing protein produces MTSLRRNLGFSLIELMVVLVIIGIATAAIALRVAPDPAEPLRLDARELALRLTTAQQEVRIDGRVITWEARGDGYHFVRGTWVRAPGSVVPTVSTAGELDRFVQDDALRPRRWRNAVVEVTPAAPLLLTSEWIGAPWTLELHNGPYKAVILRDASGGFQVR; encoded by the coding sequence ATGACATCCCTTCGCCGCAATCTCGGCTTCTCGCTGATCGAACTGATGGTCGTGCTGGTCATCATCGGCATCGCGACGGCCGCCATCGCCCTGCGCGTCGCGCCCGACCCGGCCGAACCGCTGCGGCTCGACGCGCGCGAGCTCGCGCTGCGGCTCACCACGGCGCAGCAGGAAGTGCGCATCGATGGACGGGTCATCACCTGGGAAGCGCGCGGCGACGGCTACCATTTCGTGCGCGGCACGTGGGTTCGCGCGCCCGGCAGCGTGGTCCCCACCGTCTCGACCGCCGGCGAACTGGACCGCTTCGTGCAGGACGATGCGCTGCGCCCGCGCCGATGGCGCAACGCGGTGGTGGAAGTCACGCCCGCGGCGCCCCTGCTGCTGACCTCCGAATGGATCGGCGCGCCCTGGACGCTCGAGTTGCACAACGGCCCGTACAAGGCCGTCATCCTGCGCGATGCGAGCGGCGGCTTCCAGGTGCGCTGA
- the gspI gene encoding type II secretion system minor pseudopilin GspI — protein MTAVPGRPRQPCRSRGFTLVEVLIALAIISIALAAFVRITSQSATNLGVLEQRSLAMLSAQNSLAELQISALPAPGLRQFACQQADQPFVCRVRTVPSADGMSTVEVDVYLGRDSDQRVAGLQSRLLRKRR, from the coding sequence ATGACTGCAGTGCCGGGCCGACCCAGGCAACCGTGCCGCTCGCGCGGCTTCACGCTGGTCGAGGTGCTGATCGCGCTGGCCATCATCAGCATCGCCCTGGCCGCCTTCGTGCGCATCACGAGCCAGAGCGCAACCAACCTGGGCGTGCTCGAGCAGCGATCGCTCGCGATGCTCTCCGCGCAGAACAGCCTGGCCGAACTGCAGATCAGCGCGCTGCCCGCCCCGGGACTGCGACAGTTCGCATGCCAGCAGGCCGACCAGCCCTTCGTCTGCCGGGTGCGCACGGTGCCCTCGGCAGACGGCATGAGCACTGTCGAGGTCGACGTCTACCTGGGCCGCGACAGCGACCAGCGCGTGGCCGGCCTGCAATCGCGGCTGCTCCGGAAGCGCCGGTGA
- a CDS encoding prepilin-type N-terminal cleavage/methylation domain-containing protein: MKKTMPRDPRCHHASGFTLVEALIAIVIMAVLSLIAWRGLDSMSRANTQMQARTEATARLMRVLQQIERDLTWRTTTELPSAADDAPSQADAPPAAAAQKPVLPVTLLPAGMDARRSSQTPFLIELVRAAPAAPGRWQRVQWWLQSGTLYRAAGPAVADYPLPPPQAADRVAVLEGIASFDVRAWEPDQGWRPLPATAPARTSASGLEVTLGVRPGAGPAVLYRRVIPLN, from the coding sequence GTGAAGAAGACCATGCCACGCGATCCGCGATGCCACCATGCGTCGGGCTTCACGCTCGTCGAAGCGCTGATCGCCATCGTGATCATGGCCGTGCTCAGCCTCATCGCGTGGCGCGGCCTGGACAGCATGAGCCGCGCCAACACGCAGATGCAGGCGCGCACCGAAGCCACCGCGCGGCTGATGCGCGTGCTGCAGCAGATCGAGCGCGATCTCACATGGCGCACCACGACCGAGCTTCCTTCCGCGGCCGACGATGCGCCATCCCAGGCCGATGCGCCTCCAGCGGCGGCGGCGCAGAAGCCGGTCCTTCCGGTCACGCTGCTGCCGGCGGGCATGGATGCCCGGCGTTCGAGCCAGACGCCGTTCCTGATCGAGCTGGTGCGCGCGGCGCCTGCCGCTCCGGGGCGCTGGCAGCGCGTGCAGTGGTGGCTTCAATCGGGCACGCTCTATCGCGCGGCCGGCCCCGCGGTGGCCGACTATCCATTGCCGCCGCCGCAGGCCGCCGACCGCGTCGCGGTGCTCGAGGGCATCGCCTCGTTCGATGTGCGTGCCTGGGAGCCCGACCAGGGCTGGCGTCCGCTGCCGGCGACCGCGCCTGCGCGCACCTCCGCTTCGGGGCTCGAGGTCACGCTCGGCGTACGCCCCGGCGCGGGGCCGGCGGTGCTGTATCGGCGGGTGATTCCGCTGAACTGA
- a CDS encoding transposase, translated as MQTLDKELSRHVEVARTEPVPIERYGVPWVWIVSHPLWMEVDFLKSFVPDDHALVALREAIDSTLAYEGAVLGELTLQCASGVDARVITRAWLLQIVYSLADAKRVREGLGYNMLWRWFVGYRLRSEPLPEPQAFIRDIGMISADPHAIDIVCRCLDNSALLAADTEEFCINYGLLHTLRSHHGELARASARSSSASFQSRIERGGQALTG; from the coding sequence ATGCAGACGCTGGACAAGGAGCTGTCCAGGCACGTGGAAGTCGCTCGAACGGAGCCCGTGCCCATCGAACGGTATGGCGTGCCGTGGGTCTGGATCGTGTCGCATCCGTTGTGGATGGAGGTCGATTTCCTGAAGTCCTTCGTCCCCGACGACCATGCGCTGGTGGCGTTGCGCGAGGCGATCGACAGCACGCTGGCCTACGAAGGCGCCGTGCTGGGCGAGCTGACGCTGCAGTGCGCGAGCGGCGTCGATGCACGGGTGATCACGCGCGCCTGGCTGCTGCAGATCGTCTATTCGCTGGCCGATGCCAAGCGCGTGCGCGAAGGCCTGGGCTACAACATGCTGTGGCGTTGGTTCGTCGGCTACAGGCTGCGCTCCGAGCCCTTGCCCGAGCCGCAGGCCTTCATCCGCGACATCGGAATGATCAGCGCGGATCCCCATGCGATCGACATCGTCTGCCGCTGCCTGGACAACAGCGCGCTGCTGGCCGCGGACACCGAGGAGTTCTGCATCAACTACGGCCTGTTGCATACCTTGCGTTCGCACCATGGCGAGTTGGCGCGCGCATCGGCGCGCAGCAGCAGCGCTTCCTTCCAGTCGCGGATCGAACGCGGCGGGCAGGCGTTGACCGGATAG
- a CDS encoding FecR domain-containing protein: MTTPESLANLPDVLKDAQAWVRKLTSGHVSEWEAQAFRRWRDADPDHLGAFQEAARQWRLLESAAGRVLGTHVEAARYHRKTLHRPRLGRRAFLGTAIGGAAAAGIAAYSPLGLWPAADQWDADYRTAVGEQREVSLEDRVTVAMNTRTSLRRVGGPEQAFGLELIEGEAQIEVPDDAGLVRLNAGRGRVMARAASFEVRYLDGRTRVTCLDGQVSVEHPAGRRLLLARQLAVYDSRNISEIGAADADSAAAWRRGEMVFRQTPLHAVLEEINRYRPGRVVLMGEALRDKSVTARIKIAEIETALLQIQHTFDLSARSFPAGVLVLS; encoded by the coding sequence ATGACCACACCCGAGAGTCTCGCCAACCTGCCTGATGTGCTCAAGGACGCACAGGCATGGGTGCGCAAGCTCACCTCGGGCCATGTCAGCGAATGGGAGGCGCAGGCGTTCAGGCGCTGGCGCGATGCCGACCCCGACCACCTCGGCGCTTTCCAGGAAGCGGCGCGGCAGTGGCGGCTGCTCGAATCGGCCGCGGGCCGGGTGCTCGGCACCCATGTGGAGGCCGCGCGCTATCACCGCAAGACGCTGCATCGCCCGCGCCTCGGCCGGCGTGCCTTTCTCGGCACGGCGATCGGCGGGGCTGCCGCTGCGGGCATTGCCGCCTATTCGCCGCTCGGCCTGTGGCCTGCCGCCGACCAGTGGGATGCCGACTACCGCACCGCGGTGGGGGAGCAGCGGGAGGTGTCGCTCGAGGACCGCGTGACCGTGGCGATGAACACGCGCACGAGCCTGCGCCGCGTGGGCGGCCCGGAGCAGGCCTTCGGACTGGAGCTGATCGAAGGCGAGGCGCAGATCGAGGTGCCCGACGACGCCGGGCTCGTTCGCCTGAATGCGGGGCGGGGGCGGGTGATGGCCAGGGCGGCGAGTTTCGAGGTCAGGTACCTCGACGGGCGCACGCGCGTCACCTGCCTGGACGGCCAGGTGAGCGTGGAGCATCCGGCGGGCCGGCGCCTGCTGCTGGCGCGGCAACTCGCGGTGTACGACAGCCGGAACATCAGCGAGATCGGTGCCGCCGATGCGGACAGCGCGGCGGCCTGGCGCCGGGGCGAGATGGTGTTCAGGCAGACGCCGCTGCATGCCGTGCTGGAAGAGATCAACCGCTATCGCCCCGGGCGCGTGGTGTTGATGGGCGAGGCGCTGCGCGACAAGTCCGTCACCGCGCGCATCAAGATCGCCGAGATCGAGACAGCCCTGCTGCAGATTCAGCACACCTTCGATCTCAGCGCGCGGTCGTTCCCCGCGGGCGTGCTCGTCCTGAGCTGA
- a CDS encoding substrate-binding domain-containing protein produces the protein MKSVNFQLKTLSAMVAVGLMAMAGAASAQTIVSGGATLPQPLYQEVFTSGPITGTWSYTGTGSGAGKKAFLANNPQATPASPFKDATGTAWPTTQTVHIVGSDSALTSAELTAYNAAANPVGKTPYGALIQIPAVATPVLLPYKETGITKLNLTNQEICKIFSFDSTARNWSQVSTVADDGAVGSATPIQVVFRAETSGTTELLANFLKAACGSFLPAGKSFTFSNDFKTVVASALPTLTAAEDANGDGIPDVWVAATGSGGVSTALASNHRFGYVSPDGTYTGNTNASVARINTFLPTAAAIQAALPSPPPVIARANQLNWVPAYVLPTTTYPIYGTTNLLLGQCYVGGMGTGSAGAAVKAFLTNLNNGTYDTKITAHHFVKLPAAWNTAINDTFLTATNSLAIGNTSACNAIGRP, from the coding sequence ATGAAATCCGTGAACTTCCAACTCAAGACGCTGTCCGCGATGGTTGCAGTGGGCCTGATGGCCATGGCCGGTGCCGCATCGGCACAGACGATCGTCAGCGGCGGCGCCACGCTGCCGCAGCCGCTGTACCAAGAGGTGTTCACCAGCGGCCCCATCACGGGCACCTGGAGCTACACCGGCACCGGCAGCGGCGCCGGCAAGAAGGCGTTCCTGGCCAACAACCCGCAAGCCACCCCGGCTTCGCCTTTCAAGGACGCGACCGGCACGGCATGGCCCACCACGCAGACCGTTCACATCGTCGGCAGCGATTCGGCCCTGACGTCGGCTGAACTCACCGCGTACAACGCTGCCGCGAACCCCGTCGGCAAGACGCCCTACGGCGCGCTGATCCAGATCCCGGCCGTCGCCACCCCGGTTCTGCTGCCCTACAAGGAAACCGGCATCACCAAGCTGAACCTCACCAACCAGGAAATCTGCAAGATCTTCTCGTTCGACAGCACCGCTCGCAACTGGAGCCAGGTGTCCACCGTGGCGGACGACGGCGCCGTGGGCAGCGCGACCCCGATCCAGGTGGTCTTCCGCGCCGAGACCAGCGGCACGACCGAACTGCTCGCCAACTTCCTGAAGGCTGCCTGCGGCTCGTTCCTGCCGGCCGGCAAGTCGTTCACTTTCTCCAACGACTTCAAGACGGTCGTTGCCAGCGCGCTGCCGACCCTGACCGCCGCGGAAGATGCCAACGGCGACGGCATCCCCGACGTGTGGGTTGCAGCCACGGGCAGCGGCGGCGTGTCGACCGCTCTCGCTTCCAACCATCGCTTCGGCTATGTGAGCCCCGACGGTACCTACACCGGCAACACCAACGCCTCGGTGGCACGTATCAACACGTTCCTGCCGACGGCTGCTGCCATCCAGGCCGCCCTGCCGTCGCCCCCGCCGGTCATCGCGCGCGCCAACCAGCTGAACTGGGTTCCGGCCTACGTGCTGCCCACCACGACCTATCCGATCTACGGCACCACCAACCTGCTGCTCGGCCAGTGCTACGTCGGTGGCATGGGCACGGGTTCCGCCGGTGCGGCTGTGAAGGCGTTCCTGACGAACCTGAACAACGGCACCTACGACACCAAGATCACGGCTCACCACTTCGTCAAGCTTCCCGCCGCCTGGAACACCGCGATCAACGACACCTTCCTGACCGCGACGAACAGCCTGGCGATCGGCAACACGTCCGCCTGCAACGCCATCGGCCGTCCGTAA